One stretch of Aeromicrobium fastidiosum DNA includes these proteins:
- a CDS encoding AzlD domain-containing protein yields MADAGRIVTGVWAGIAVMVVGCFALKYAGLSVPPSVLQHPLTVRAVELIPAGLLGALIAVQVLADGASVQVDARLLALGVAAVLLTLRVPFLPMVVVSAAVAALVRQL; encoded by the coding sequence GTGGCGGACGCGGGCCGCATCGTGACGGGCGTGTGGGCCGGCATCGCGGTCATGGTCGTGGGCTGCTTCGCCCTCAAGTACGCGGGGCTGTCGGTCCCGCCGTCGGTGCTGCAGCACCCGTTGACCGTCCGGGCCGTCGAGCTGATCCCCGCGGGGCTGCTGGGCGCCCTGATCGCCGTGCAGGTGCTCGCCGACGGCGCGTCGGTGCAGGTGGACGCCCGCCTGCTGGCCCTCGGCGTCGCCGCGGTGCTGCTCACGCTACGCGTGCCGTTCCTGCCGATGGTCGTGGTGTCGGCCGCCGTCGCCGCGCTCGTCCGCCAGCTCTGA
- a CDS encoding AzlC family ABC transporter permease: MTSDRSIVVDSLGVGLATGACGVSFGAISTASGLSVLQTCLISLLVFTGASQFAFVGIVASGGNPLTGALTATLLGSRNLFYGVSLAPRLDLDPLARLASAHVVIDESTAMAVTRDTRRQARLGFYWTGISIFVLWNLTTFVGALAGDAIGDPRTYGLDAAVGAAFLGLLWPRLATWKGRIVALVGAAVALGLVPVTSAGLPIVLGGGVAVLLGMLWRTRAAS, translated from the coding sequence ATGACGTCCGACCGCAGCATCGTCGTCGACTCGCTCGGCGTCGGGCTCGCCACGGGTGCGTGCGGCGTCTCGTTCGGCGCCATCTCGACCGCGTCGGGGCTCAGCGTGCTGCAGACCTGCCTCATCTCGCTGCTGGTGTTCACGGGAGCGTCGCAGTTCGCGTTCGTCGGCATCGTCGCCTCCGGCGGCAATCCCCTGACCGGGGCGCTCACCGCGACGCTGCTCGGCAGCCGCAACCTGTTCTACGGCGTGAGCCTGGCACCTCGCCTCGACCTCGACCCGCTCGCCCGACTGGCCAGCGCCCACGTCGTGATCGACGAGTCGACCGCGATGGCCGTCACCCGCGACACGCGGCGGCAGGCGCGCCTGGGGTTCTACTGGACGGGCATCTCGATCTTCGTGCTCTGGAACCTCACGACGTTCGTCGGCGCGCTCGCCGGCGACGCGATCGGCGACCCGCGCACCTACGGGCTCGATGCCGCCGTCGGTGCGGCCTTCCTGGGCCTGCTGTGGCCCCGGCTGGCGACCTGGAAGGGCCGGATCGTCGCGCTCGTCGGTGCCGCGGTGGCGCTGGGCCTCGTACCGGTCACGAGCGCCGGGCTGCCGATCGTCCTCGGCGGCGGCGTGGCCGTCCTGCTCGGCATGCTGTGGCGGACGCGGGCCGCATCGTGA
- a CDS encoding GNAT family N-acetyltransferase, translating to MSVHADVSARLAWPADAAAIVRIQLASWRTSFGDAAAEVEALDPVQLTERWTSLISSPHDARLRVLVALERAEVRGFALVHPSFDPDSDQVVDGEVGELVVDAAHQRNGHGSRLLQAAIDTLVADKFSRAVWWIGTGDDALRSFVTESGWAPDGAHRELESATGATVKQVRLHTSLV from the coding sequence GTGAGCGTCCATGCCGACGTCAGTGCCCGCCTCGCGTGGCCGGCCGACGCCGCGGCGATCGTGCGCATCCAGCTGGCCTCGTGGCGGACGAGCTTCGGCGACGCGGCGGCCGAGGTCGAGGCGCTCGACCCCGTCCAGCTCACCGAGCGGTGGACCTCGCTGATCAGCTCGCCGCACGACGCCCGCCTGCGGGTGCTCGTGGCGCTCGAGCGGGCCGAGGTGCGCGGGTTCGCCCTCGTCCACCCGTCGTTCGACCCCGACAGCGACCAGGTGGTCGACGGCGAGGTCGGCGAGCTCGTCGTCGATGCGGCCCACCAACGGAACGGGCACGGGTCCCGCCTGCTGCAGGCTGCGATCGACACGCTCGTGGCCGACAAGTTCAGCCGCGCCGTGTGGTGGATCGGCACGGGTGACGACGCGCTCCGCTCGTTCGTGACGGAGTCGGGCTGGGCACCCGACGGCGCCCATCGCGAGCTCGAGTCGGCGACCGGCGCGACCGTCAAGCAGGTGCGGCTCCACACCAGCCTCGTATGA
- a CDS encoding thymidylate synthase, translating into MRAYLDLVQRILDEGVAKGDRTGTGTRSVFGHQMRFDLSEGFPLVTTKKIHVRSVVAELLWFIKGDTNTRYLRDNGVTIWDEWADGNGDLGPVYGFQWRTWPTPDGEHIDQLAQVIEQIKANPDSRRHVVSAWNVADLDAMALMPCHAFFQFYVADGKLSCQMYQRSADVFLGVPFNIASYALLTHMVAQVAGLEVGDFVHTLGDAHLYVNHLDQAREQLTREPRALPELSLDPSVQSIDDFTLDSITITGYDPHPLIKAPIAV; encoded by the coding sequence ATGCGGGCCTACCTCGATCTCGTCCAGCGCATCCTCGACGAAGGGGTCGCCAAGGGTGATCGCACCGGCACCGGCACCCGCAGCGTCTTCGGCCACCAGATGCGGTTCGACCTCTCCGAGGGCTTCCCCCTCGTGACGACCAAGAAGATCCACGTCCGGTCGGTCGTCGCCGAGCTGCTCTGGTTCATCAAGGGCGACACCAACACGCGCTACCTGCGCGACAACGGCGTGACGATCTGGGACGAGTGGGCCGACGGCAACGGCGATCTCGGCCCGGTCTACGGCTTCCAGTGGCGCACGTGGCCGACCCCTGACGGCGAGCACATCGACCAGCTGGCCCAGGTCATCGAGCAGATCAAGGCCAATCCCGACTCGCGCCGCCACGTCGTCAGCGCCTGGAACGTCGCCGACCTCGACGCCATGGCGCTGATGCCGTGCCACGCGTTCTTCCAGTTCTACGTCGCTGACGGCAAGCTGTCGTGCCAGATGTACCAGCGCTCGGCCGACGTCTTCCTCGGCGTGCCGTTCAACATCGCCTCGTACGCGCTGCTGACGCACATGGTCGCCCAGGTCGCGGGTCTCGAGGTGGGCGACTTCGTCCACACCCTCGGCGACGCGCACCTGTACGTCAACCACCTCGACCAGGCGCGCGAGCAGCTCACCCGCGAGCCGCGAGCGCTGCCCGAACTGTCGCTCGACCCGTCCGTCCAGTCGATCGACGACTTCACGCTCGACTCGATCACGATCACGGGCTACGACCCGCACCCGCTCATCAAGGCGCCCATCGCCGTATGA
- a CDS encoding dihydrofolate reductase, whose translation MSERRTSTRGPIVTIVVAIGDNGVIGRDGDLPWPPTGDLAHFKALTMGHPMIMGRTTFESIGRPLPGRTSIVLTRDGSWTSEGVEVAGDLPSALATAASLDDEVFLIGGAQVYAEALATGVVDRMVVTRVHQSPDGDAWFPDVDWSHWPETSREPHDGFDIVTHDRDS comes from the coding sequence ATGAGCGAGCGCCGTACGAGCACGCGCGGCCCCATCGTCACGATCGTCGTGGCGATCGGCGACAACGGCGTCATCGGCCGCGACGGCGACCTGCCGTGGCCGCCGACGGGCGACCTCGCCCACTTCAAGGCCCTGACGATGGGGCACCCGATGATCATGGGACGCACGACGTTCGAGTCGATCGGGCGGCCTCTTCCCGGACGCACCTCGATCGTCCTGACCCGTGACGGCTCGTGGACGTCCGAGGGCGTCGAGGTGGCTGGTGACCTGCCGTCCGCCCTGGCGACGGCGGCGTCGCTCGACGACGAGGTCTTCCTGATCGGCGGGGCGCAGGTGTACGCCGAGGCGCTGGCGACGGGAGTGGTCGACCGGATGGTCGTGACCCGCGTGCACCAGTCGCCCGACGGCGATGCCTGGTTCCCGGACGTCGACTGGTCGCACTGGCCCGAGACGTCGCGCGAGCCCCACGACGGCTTCGACATCGTCACCCACGACCGCGATTCGTGA